The DNA region GCACTGTgctgtctatgtctgtctgtccgaGCATGTCAGCTCGGAGTCAGTGACATCCTGCGTGTGCGAGGCCCTCAATTccaggagggaaggaaaaaaataaaataaaataaaaggctaaTACTGATTCGGTCGGCAGGGTCCAGGCTCACAGTGACCCtggcggggtgggggcaggggcgggggccgCGCATCACGGGGGCGctgtctccctctccgtctccgcAGCTACAGGGAGACGCCTCGGCCCTCGGTGCTCGGAGGAACTGCCCCGATGGCCCGAGCACTCAACAAATAACCGGGTCCCCGGTTGCTCTGGGCCCCCGATTCCCAGCAGGGGAAGAAGCATCCCGGAAGGATGCTCGGCGCCAGGGCTGACGGTTGCTAGGCGACCCCCATAGCAACCCGGCCCCCTCCTCCCTAGCAACCGGGCGCGGGGACTCAGAGGCACACGTTGATCTGCTGGGCGAGCTCCCGCTCCAGGTCCAGGATGAGGGCGTCGAAGTCACTGAGGTTCAGGTGCGGGATGAAGGGGGCCTCGATGTCGTCGACGTCATCGTCCTCGCTGTCCGTCTCGCGGTCGCCCGCGTCCTCCGGCCCCGGCAGGAAGTCCCGCCCGCACACGCTCCAGTCACCGGCGTAGCGGTTGCTGGGGGGGCTCTCGGGGCCGCCGCGGTCGCGGGTCCGGGTCACCACCCCGTCGGGGCCCGCGAGCGGCAGGTGCAGCGGCGGCCGCGCTTCGGGGCTCAGGGCCGAGGCGGCTTCCGAAGCCTCTGGCGGCCTTTGGGGGTCTGCAGAGGGAAGAGGGCGGCCTCGAACGCTGATTGGCTGCCCCCGGCTCCTAGCCTCCCTCTGATGGGTCGACACAGCAGCCGCCGCTCTCTTGATTGGCGACTGTGGAGACCCGCTTCTCATTGGCTGAGCCTGAAAATGGTTGCTAAGGCCACCGGCTTGCGATTGGCCGGCCCAGACGGGGGACGCTGCATCAGCCCGGTTCAAGTGGAGCCGGTTGCCCGGGCGACCAGGGGACCACCGCCTCTGGGCCCAAGGGGGCGGGGCCTCCCTGAAACCCGAGGCTCCCATTGGCCGCCCGGGAGCAAGCCGGCGAGACGGAGGCTGGAGCGCTCACCTGGCCAGGCCCGCAGCAGGTAGTGCAGCACCTCGATGTGGCGCTTGAAGTCCACGTCGGCGCTGGCCAGGCCCGGGCCCGAGCCCGAGCCGTGGATGCGGGGCCGCGAGGGGGCCTGGCGGGCCGGCAGCAACACCGGCCCGAAGCACACGGCCAGATTCTGCGGGGTCATGCGGTTGTGGGCGTGGAAGGAAGACACGAGGCgcaggtggtccaggaggaaCGTCAGCGTGGCCTGCGGGGGCAGCGCGGGGGCAGCGCGGGGGCGCCTGAGCCAGGGAGGCCGGTGCGTCCTCTGTCGCACCCTGGCGGGGTGGCCCCTCTAGTGGCGGAGCGGACGGCGGCTCCCATTCACTCGGCCCAGGACCCGGCGCCTGGGTCCAgcgttggaccctcaagcacgaggtccccagTTTGATTCTCGGTATCACAAGGGCCAGAGTGAAgatctgcttctttccctctccctctgcctctgcctcattACTACATAATTTTGccgggggctgggggagaggggaaTCTGAGGACTGCGGGACTTAAGTTTGGAATGGCCCGACGTGAAGTCGAATGCACTTTGGTTTTCCTGAGCAGGGGGCCTTGAAAatgcacaattccaccattcgTGGGCTGACTTTCCCTctccattattactattattatttactactattattatttcccccaccacagcactgcttatctctggccatttctttttcttttctttttttgtagtctcattttatttttcttactatatttatttatttattggctatagacAGTCAgcaatcgagaaggaagggggggggagagggagagggaggctgggcggtggcacagccggtgaagcacacatagtactaagttcagGGACATGCGTGTGGATCAGGGTTCAGGCccttcactccccacctacagggggaacacttcagaagcggtgaagcaggtctgcaggtgtctctctgcgtctctcccctctctcaatttctgtctgtcctgtcaaataaaatggccaccaggagcagggtattcgtagtgctagcaccgaaccccagcgataaccctggagacaataaatcaataataaaaaagaataagaaggagagGTAAAGACAggaacacctacagccctgcttcatcgctctcaaagctttccctctgcaggggggactgtgggcttgaacccgggtccttgtgcgctgtagtgtgtgcgcttgaccaggagtgttaccacctggcccctctcattttctttctttttaattttaaacttttttttctccttttgttgcctttgttgtttatcatcattgttgttattgatgtcatcgttgttagatagcacagagagacatggagagaggaggggaagacagagagggggagagaaagatagacacctgcagacctgggaagcgactcccctgcaggtggggagccgggggctcgaaccgggatccttatgccggtccttgagctttgcgccacctgtgctactgcccggctcccctctcattttctttctttctaattattattaaccaggacagagagaagttgagagaggaggggaaatagaatgcgtgagagaaagacagacgcctgcagccctgctccaccacttgtgaagtttccccgaTGCAGGTGGGCGcaggctcgaacccgagtccttgtgcttggtagcgtGCGCTTAGCCCGGTGCGCTACCCCACCTGGCTGGCCCCTTTCTCTTGCCTTGAGCcaggctgacccccccccccccccgtcacgtGGAGGTGGAGACAGGGAGGCTGGGCCCCCAGTGGCCCACACAGTGGATGGAGCCTCCCTCTCCATCAGCCCGAGAAGCGGGGATGGGGGGGTCCCTTCTCCAGGCCCCGGGGCGACTCACCCTCTCCACTTCCGGCAGGCAGCCCAGCAGCGCCCGGGTGCTCTCGGTGCTGGGGGGCGCCCGACTCGGGGGGCCCCGGGCCATGGCCTCCAGGACGGCTTGGTAGAGGGGCGGAGTGATGAGCGTGGTGGGGAGCTCGCGCAGATAGTCCTTGAGGATACCTGGGGGGGGTCCAGGGTCGGGTCAGGACCCCCAACATCTCAGAGGCGGGTGGGGCTGACGTGCCGGGGGCGTGGGGCTACCCTGACCGGTGATGACGTGGATGTCGGGGTGCAGGCCCTCAGACAGAGACACGGCCGCACTGTCTTGCTCAAAGGCTTTCCGGAGTTCTTTCTTCACAGCCGCGGACCCGCACAGACGGTAAAGCCCCACCACCTGAGGGCcggggacggggtgggggggcgtCTGCCTCTGGCTGGGGGCacccaggggtgggggctgggggacggACCAGGGAGGCAGCTCTGCGGCGGTGGTGGGGCagtgaggctgggggggggggctggcctcCCCGGGTTCTCAGTTCCTCTGACCCCCGTTTCCCACCCTCCGCCTTCCGTCCTTCCACTTCCTGAAGGCCAGCGTCAGGAAGACTCGCTGTGTGGGGAGATGCcttgtggttctgcaaaagactccttcctgcctgaggctctgaggtcccgggttcagtccccagcaccaccggcagccagagctcagcaggactctggggaaaataataatgataacaacaataataatagtaataataatgtaaaaagactcctgcctgaggctctgaggtcccgggttcaattcccagcaccaccatcagccagagcttagcaggctctggtctctctctttcatctatctatctatctatctatctatctatctatcatctctctcatCCAATGCAGACATGAAATACtacaaagactctcctgcctgaagctctgaggccccagcaGAGTTCCGCAGGGCtctggtaacaaacaaacaataaaaaccacCATCTGCTTGGACCACCCACCCATTCTAGCCGTCCAcctccttgggggtgggggtgggaccaAAAAcatcaaacaaagaaacaaaacctaAATAAATTGCACCTCCCCAAAACAAGCACGGACTCATTCTCCACTCACTTGCTCCTGCTCCAAGAAGCCCTCCCTGACTACCCCAACCAGGTCAGCAACCTGacctttgcttcttttctgtcTTACTTTTGTGAGTGTTTAGTATACTTTCcttgttttactttaatgagaagagacagagacaggtaggaaaagagagagagagagggagatagtgccagcccccagggccctgctgagctctggctgctggtggtgctggggattgaacctgggacctcagagtcacaGGCTGGGGAGTCCTTTGCAGAACCCTGATGCTGCCTCCTCAGCCCTCCTCACCACCTTTTGCCCTCCAGACCCAGGGGACACCCCCCCACCACACTGTccaggctggggtggggacagggtgcaggGTGTGAGGAGGGCGGGTGCAGGGTATAGGCCTGAGGGTGGGTGCGGGCGGGTGCGGGCTGGGTGCGGGCTGGGTGCGGGCAGGCGCGGGCTGGGCGCGGGCAGGCGCGGTCAGGTGCGGACTAGGTGCGGGCTGGTGCGGGCTGGGTGCGGGCAGGCGCGGGCTGGGTGCGGGCTGGGCGCGGGCTAGGTGCGGGCAGGTGCGGGCTGGTGCGGGCAGGTGCGGGCTAGCTGCGGGCAGGCGCGGGCAGGTGcgggcaggtgagggctgggtgctggctagCTGCGGGCAGGCGCGGGCAGGCGCGGGCTGGGTGCGGGCTGGGCGCGGGCTAGGTGCGGGCAGGTGCGGGCAGGTGCGGGCTAGCTGCGGGCAGGCGCGGGCAGGTGcgggcaggtgagggctgggtgctggctagCTGCGGGCAGGCGCGGGCAGGCGCGGGCTGGGTGCGGGCAGGTGCCGGGGCGTCGCTCACCCGCAGCCCCCGGCGCTCGATCTGGCCCACGCACTTTTGGATGAGCAGCGGCACCTGTCCCGGCGGCCGCTCGCGCTGCACCAGCTGCGGCAGGGGGACCCCGAACACGCGCGCCCCGCCCGGGGCCTCCCGCCGCTCGGTCAGCGCCAGCCGGGCGTAGAGCAGCCCCTGCGGCTGCAGGTGAACCGCCAGCAGCTGGGCCTGGCTCCCTGGGGGAGGGGCGACTATAACCCGGGACCCTCCCACCTATAACCCGGGACCCTCCCCACCTAACCGGAACCCTCCCACCTATAACCCAGGGACCCTCCCACCTAGAACCCGGGACCTTCCCCCCTATAACCCGGGACCCTTCCCACCTGTAACCCGGGACCCTCCCCCCTGTAACCCGGGACCCTCCCCCCTGTAACCCGGGACCCTCCCCCCTATAACCCGGGACCCTCCCCCCTGTAACCCGGGACCCTCCCCCCTGTAACCCGGGACCCTCCCCCCTGTAACCCGGGACACTCCCCCCTGTAACCCGGGACCCTCCCCCCTGTAACCCGGGACCCTCCCCACCAATAACCCGGGACCCTCCCCCCTGTAACCCGGGACCATCCCCCCTGTAACCCGGGACCCTCCCACCTGTAACCCGGGACCCTCCCACCTAACTGGAACCCTCCCACCTATAACCCCGGACCCTCCCATCTATAACCCGGGACCCTCCCACCTGTAACCCCGGACCCTCCCATCTATAACCCGGGACCCTCCCACCTGTAACCCGGGACCCTCCCACCTATAACCCCGGACCCTCCCATCTATAACCCGGGACCCTCCCACCTATAACCCGGGACCCTCCCCACCTAACTGGAACCCTCCCACCTATAACCCCGGGACCCTCCCACCTAGAACCCGGGACCTTCCCCCCTATAACCCGGGACCCTTCCCACCTGTAACGCGGGACCCTCCCCCCTGTAACCCGGGACCCTCCCCCCTATAACCCGGGACCCTCCCCCCTGTAACCCGGGACCCTCCCACCTGTAACCCGGGACCCTCCCCCCTGTAACCCGGGACACTCCCCCCTGTAACCCGGGACCCTCCCACCAGTAACCCGGGACCCTCCCACCTGTAACCCGGGACCCTCCCCCCTGTAACCCGGGACCCTCCCCCCTATAACCCGGGACCCTCCCCCCTGTAACCCGGGACCCTCCCCCCTGTAACCTGGGACCCTCCCCCCTGTAACCCGGGACCCTCCCCCCTGTAACCCGGGACACTCCCCCCTGTAACCCGGGACCCTCCCCACCAGTAACCCGGGACCCTCCCCCCTGTAACCCGGGACCCTCCCCCCTGTAACCCGGGACCCTCCCACCTGTAACCCGGCACCCCCCCTAGAAGCCGGGACCCCCCCCAGAACCCGGGCCCTCCCCCCTGTAACCCGGCACCCCCCCTAGAAGCCGGGACCCCCCCAGAACCCGGGCCCTccccgcccgccccccgccccgccccgccccgcgctcACCTCGCAGCACGGCCGGCAGCAGCACGGCGCCCTGTGCGCAGGCGCGGTGGCGGCGCGCGCGCGGGTCCCAGCCCAGGACGAGCGCGCGCAGCAGGCGCGCGGCCTCGAGCTCGAGCTGGAAGGCGTGGTCCAGGCGCAGGAAGCCGGGCCCCGCCCGCAGCGGGCCTGTGCGCGCGCGCGCCTCGCCGTCCACCTGCAGCAGGCAGCAGAGCTCGCGCGCCGCGGGCCGCAGCCCCCCCAGGCCGCACAGGTGCAGGCTCAGGCGGCCCCACAGCGCCGCGGGGCCCGGCCCGGGGCCCGGCCGGTAGGGCCGGAAGGCGGCGGGGGGCGCGGGCACCGCCACGCTGCTGTCCAGGTGGTAGCGGCTGAGTACCGAGCCGGGGGGCGCGCGGGgcgcgcggggggcgcggggggcgcgcaGGCTCAGGCGGCGCCGCAGCTCCGGCAGCTTCCGCATCCGCAGCGACAGGCGGCGCGCGGGGCCCGGGGACTTGGCGCGCGGGGGGCCCGGGGCGCCTGCGGGACGATGGGGCGGGGACGGGGGTGTCGGCGGAGGTCGGGGGGCGGAGTTCGGGTGGGCATGGAGGTGGGGTGTCCTCGGGAGGGGCGTGGTCAGTGGAGATCGGGGGCGGGGTCgtccggggcggggggcggggtttGGGTGGGCCTGGAGGTGGGATGTCAGCGGCAGGGGCGTGGCCAGCGGGGGTCGGGGGCGGGGTTTGGGTGGGCATGGAGGTGGGGTGTCAGCGGCAGGGGCGTGGTCACTGGAGGTCGGGGGCGGGGTCgtccggggcggggggcggggtttGGGTGGGCCTGGAGGTGGGATGTCAGCGGCAGGGGCGTGGCCAGCGGGGTCGGGGGCGGGGTTTGGGTAGGCCTGGAGGTGGGGTGTCCTCGGGAGGGGCGTGGTCAGCGGAGGTCGGGGGCGGGGTCgtccggggcggggggcggggtttGGGTGGGCATGGAGGTGGGATGTCAGCGGCAGGGGCGTGGCCAGCGGGGGTCAGGGGCGGGGTTTAGGTAGGCCTGGAGGTGGGGTGTCCTCGGGAGGGGCGTGGTCAGCGGGGGTCGGGGGCGGGGTTTGGGTGGGCATGGAGGTGGGGTGTCAGCGGCAGGGGCGTGGTCACTGGAGGTCGGGGGCGGGGTCTTCCGGGGTGGAGGGCGGGGTTTGGGTGGGCCTGGAGGTGGGGTGTCAGCGGCCGGGCCGTGGCCATCTGGGGTCGGGGGCGGGGTTTGGGTGGGCATGGAGGTGGGGTGTCAGCGGCAGGGGCGTGGTCAGCGGAGGTTGGGGGGCGGGGTTTGGGTGGGCATGGATGTGGGGTGTCAGCGGCAGGGGCGTGGCCATCGGGGGTCGGGGGCGGGGTTTGGGTGGGCATGGAGGTGGGGTGTCAGTGGCAGGGGCGTGGTCACTGGAGGTCGGGGGCGGGGTCGtccggggtggggggcggggtttGGGTGGGCCTGGAGGTGGGGTGTCCTCGGGAGGGGCGTGGCCAGCGGGGGTCGGGGGCGGGGTTTGGGTGGGCCTGGAGGTGGGGTGTCCTCGGGAGGGGCGCGGTCAGTGGAGGTCGGGGGCGGGGACGTCCGAGGCGGGGGGCGGGGTTTGGGTGGGCCTGGAGGTGGGATGTCAGCGGCCGGGGCGTGGTCAGTGGAGGTCGGGGGCGGGGTCGTCCGGAGGGGCGGGGTCATCCGGAGTGGGTGGCTGTGTCTGGGACGGGGGTCAGGGAATGGGGGTGTCTTCGGGAGGGTCGCGGTTTGTGGGGGCCTGGCCAGTAGGAGAGGCGTGGTCAGTAGAAGGGGCGTGGTCAATGGCGACCAGGGGCGGGATTAGCAGGAGGGTGGGGGAATCAGAGACTCGGGATAGGGGTGTCAACGGAGGGGCGGGGTCACCGGAGGCCAGGGGCGTGGCCAGACAGAAGGGCGTGGCCAGCGGCGGCCAGGGGCGGGGTTACCAGGAGGGGTTGGCAGGGTTGGGGGCGGGAATGCGGATGGGATGGGGGGTTGACGGGGTCAGTGGGGGGATGTCTAGGGGGTCACGGGGCACGGCCAACCGTAAGTCAGGGGGCGGGACTGCGGGGAGGGGCTGTCTGTTGCGGTCACCCCCCCCCAGCCAGGGAGTCTGCAGTCATGGTTTGGGGTGGCGCAGGGTGCTGGGGTCCCACCTTACCTGCCAGGTCCGCGGCCTGGGCCTCCTCCGAGCCAGGCTGCACCCCGGGGTGCTCGGGCGCGGGGCCGCGGGGGTCGTCCTCGGGGATGGGGTTATACCAGATCTCCCCGGCCGGCTCCCCGCACCCCAGGGCCGCCTCCTCGGGGGGCTTGGCCCCACTCAGCACCCATCGCCGGCTGCTGGCTTCCAGGCTCTGCAGGTAGACCCCCCGCGCCGGGCTCCGCGAGGCCTCGGGGCTGGGGGGCCTCTCGGCGGCCGTGGGGGGCTCCTGGGGGCCCTGCGGCTCTGGCTCCGGGGGGCTGGGCTCCACGCGCTGGGCCGGGCGGCCTGGAGGGCAGAGCAGCCGTCAGGGGGCGCCCTCCCCAGCACCCAAGGGTGTCAGCTTAGAGGCCACCCTCTCAGTCCCTGCGAGGCCCCATACAGTGCTtctagggtgggggggagacttaaaaaaaactgaaaaaaattatctttatttattgtgtagagacagaaatagagagggaagggaagaagagaggacgagagacagagacccctgtcgccctgctccaccacttcctcctgcaggtagggacggggtggggctcgaacccgggtccttgtgtgctcaaccaggtgcacctggcccctaacttcatcatctctctctctcttttttttttttttatcctcctgGGTCTTTATCGtcatcattattatcatcattttagTTATTAGCTAGAGAAGAGACAGCcagggattgagagggaagggcgagatagagagagacagagagacacctgctgcagccctgcttcatcactcatgaagcttcccccacacccctccgcaggtggggaccagggactcgaacccgggtcctcgtgacctgtaacacgtgcgctcatcCAAGCGCACCCCCCCACCAGGTGATTGTTTTTGCGctgagacagagacggagagacacctcagcaccagAGTCCCcccacctgctgagctatctctccggCCGCCACCCACCCTGTCCCTTCATAAGGGCCGTGACGTGGGGAGCCCACCCCTCAGGGAGGctggaagtggggtggggggtccccTTCCCTCCcgcagggggagggggcagcagTGTGACAAGTCTCCCTCCATCTTTCTAATCtgtttctagcatggggggggtGAGTGGTTTCCTGTTTATTTCTGTCCGAGGCCGGACAGCCCCCCCCAAAGttaaagcccccccaccccctttttcctttttttgtgggctTCTGGTACCTTCTTTTCACTCtgggattttttttggggggtccaGGGGCAACCCTCAGCAATCTGACACAGCCCccccttaacccactgcccccCACTTCCTGTCCCACGCCCCCCCAATTTTCTCAAGATTGGCCAGGAGCTGTTACAGCCGCCCCCAAAACACACACTGGGCCATGGGAGGTGTCTATGACTCAGTTTCCCCGCTGGTGCAGGActatattatgattattattactattactattattattattattattattactatttt from Erinaceus europaeus chromosome 23, mEriEur2.1, whole genome shotgun sequence includes:
- the SYDE1 gene encoding rho GTPase-activating protein SYDE1 isoform X1, giving the protein MAQPLLRRTLSRLRGRPRKTPGTPETPEGGRPAQRVEPSPPEPEPQGPQEPPTAAERPPSPEASRSPARGVYLQSLEASSRRWVLSGAKPPEEAALGCGEPAGEIWYNPIPEDDPRGPAPEHPGVQPGSEEAQAADLAGAPGPPRAKSPGPARRLSLRMRKLPELRRRLSLRAPRAPRAPRAPPGSVLSRYHLDSSVAVPAPPAAFRPYRPGPGPGPAALWGRLSLHLCGLGGLRPAARELCCLLQVDGEARARTGPLRAGPGFLRLDHAFQLELEAARLLRALVLGWDPRARRHRACAQGAVLLPAVLRGSQAQLLAVHLQPQGLLYARLALTERREAPGGARVFGVPLPQLVQRERPPGQVPLLIQKCVGQIERRGLRVVGLYRLCGSAAVKKELRKAFEQDSAAVSLSEGLHPDIHVITGILKDYLRELPTTLITPPLYQAVLEAMARGPPSRAPPSTESTRALLGCLPEVERATLTFLLDHLRLVSSFHAHNRMTPQNLAVCFGPVLLPARQAPSRPRIHGSGSGPGLASADVDFKRHIEVLHYLLRAWPDPQRPPEASEAASALSPEARPPLHLPLAGPDGVVTRTRDRGGPESPPSNRYAGDWSVCGRDFLPGPEDAGDRETDSEDDDVDDIEAPFIPHLNLSDFDALILDLERELAQQINVCL
- the SYDE1 gene encoding rho GTPase-activating protein SYDE1 isoform X2, giving the protein MAQPLLRRTLSRLRGRPRKTPGTPETPEGGRPAQRVEPSPPEPEPQGPQEPPTAAERPPSPEASRSPARGVYLQSLEASSRRWVLSGAKPPEEAALGCGEPAGEIWYNPIPEDDPRGPAPEHPGVQPGSEEAQAADLAGGRRGARAHRPAAGGARLPAPGPRLPARARGRAPAARARPGLGPARAPPPRLRTGRRAAAGRAAREPGPAAGGSPAAAGAALRPAGADRAAGGPGRGARVRGPPAAAGAARAAAGTGAAAHPKVVGLYRLCGSAAVKKELRKAFEQDSAAVSLSEGLHPDIHVITGILKDYLRELPTTLITPPLYQAVLEAMARGPPSRAPPSTESTRALLGCLPEVERATLTFLLDHLRLVSSFHAHNRMTPQNLAVCFGPVLLPARQAPSRPRIHGSGSGPGLASADVDFKRHIEVLHYLLRAWPDPQRPPEASEAASALSPEARPPLHLPLAGPDGVVTRTRDRGGPESPPSNRYAGDWSVCGRDFLPGPEDAGDRETDSEDDDVDDIEAPFIPHLNLSDFDALILDLERELAQQINVCL